The proteins below are encoded in one region of Streptomyces marianii:
- a CDS encoding HpcH/HpaI aldolase/citrate lyase family protein codes for MTPLTWLYVPGDRPEVVQKALSAGADIVIVDLEDAVAPHRKAYALASTVELLSSPQPVPVHVRIHAERDIAPLAPLPGLAALRIPKVTHASDIRVPAKLAPGKALYALLESAGGVEHAYAIATADPAVRGIALGEADLRADLGVRNDTGLDWPRSRVVVAARAAGLPPPTQSVFPDIRDLDGLAASCAHGRSLGFLGRAAIHPRQLPVIERAYLPGPEEVEAAEEIVKAATTDAGALALPDGRFVDAAVVAAAHRTLSLAGRDGA; via the coding sequence ATGACCCCGCTGACCTGGTTGTACGTCCCCGGAGACCGCCCCGAGGTGGTGCAGAAGGCGCTCTCCGCGGGCGCCGACATCGTGATCGTCGACCTTGAGGACGCGGTCGCGCCGCACCGCAAGGCCTACGCGCTCGCGTCCACCGTCGAACTGCTCTCCTCCCCCCAGCCCGTGCCGGTCCACGTCCGCATCCACGCGGAACGCGACATCGCCCCGCTGGCCCCTCTGCCGGGCCTGGCGGCGCTGCGCATCCCCAAGGTGACACACGCCTCCGACATCCGGGTCCCGGCGAAGCTGGCCCCGGGGAAAGCGCTCTACGCGCTGCTGGAGTCGGCCGGCGGCGTGGAGCACGCCTACGCCATCGCGACCGCCGACCCCGCGGTGCGCGGCATCGCGCTCGGCGAGGCGGATCTCCGGGCGGACCTGGGCGTGCGGAACGACACCGGACTGGACTGGCCGCGCAGCCGCGTCGTCGTCGCCGCCCGCGCGGCGGGGCTGCCGCCGCCGACGCAGTCGGTGTTCCCCGACATCCGCGACCTGGACGGGCTGGCGGCCTCCTGCGCCCACGGCCGTTCCCTGGGCTTCCTCGGCCGGGCCGCCATCCACCCCCGGCAGCTCCCGGTGATCGAGCGCGCCTATCTGCCCGGCCCCGAGGAGGTCGAGGCGGCCGAGGAGATCGTCAAGGCGGCGACGACGGACGCGGGCGCCCTCGCCCTCCCCGACGGCCGCTTCGTGGACGCGGCGGTCGTCGCCGCCGCCCACCGCACCCTCTCCCTCGCCGGCCGCGACGGCGCGTGA
- the lgt gene encoding prolipoprotein diacylglyceryl transferase: MDLAYIPSPSTGVVHLGPLPLRGYAFCIIIGVFVAVWYGNKRWIARGGKAGTVADIAVWAVPFGLVGGRLYHVITDYQLYFGEGENWVDAFKIWEGGLGIWGAIAFGAVGAWIGCRRRGIPLPAYADAIAPGIAFAQAIGRWGNWFNQELYGKPTDLPWALEISEGANREAGLYHPTFLYESLWCVGVALLVIWADRRFRLGHGRAFALYVAAYCAGRAWIEYMRVDEAHHILGLRLNVWTALLVFVLAVVYIVLSARFRPGREEIVEPAAVQQDKAGSGSGSSGSGSSGSGSSGSGALPPAEGAEDAEGDPADSGSANRS; this comes from the coding sequence ATGGACCTTGCCTACATTCCCAGCCCGTCCACGGGTGTCGTCCACCTCGGACCGCTTCCGCTGCGCGGCTACGCCTTCTGCATCATCATCGGTGTCTTCGTGGCCGTCTGGTACGGCAACAAGCGCTGGATCGCCCGCGGCGGCAAAGCCGGCACGGTGGCCGACATCGCCGTGTGGGCCGTCCCCTTCGGCCTCGTCGGCGGCCGTCTGTACCACGTGATCACCGACTACCAGCTGTACTTCGGCGAGGGTGAGAACTGGGTCGACGCGTTCAAGATCTGGGAGGGCGGCCTCGGTATCTGGGGCGCCATCGCGTTCGGCGCGGTCGGCGCGTGGATCGGCTGCCGCCGCCGGGGCATCCCGCTGCCCGCGTACGCCGACGCCATCGCACCGGGCATCGCGTTCGCCCAGGCGATCGGCCGCTGGGGCAACTGGTTCAACCAGGAGCTGTACGGGAAGCCGACCGATCTTCCGTGGGCGCTCGAGATCAGTGAGGGCGCGAACCGGGAGGCCGGCCTCTACCACCCCACGTTCCTCTACGAGTCGCTGTGGTGCGTCGGCGTGGCGCTGCTGGTGATCTGGGCGGACCGCCGCTTCAGGCTCGGCCACGGGCGCGCCTTCGCGCTGTACGTCGCCGCGTACTGCGCCGGCCGGGCGTGGATCGAGTACATGCGCGTCGACGAGGCGCACCACATCCTCGGCCTCCGGCTGAACGTCTGGACCGCGCTCCTGGTCTTCGTCCTGGCCGTGGTCTACATCGTGCTCTCCGCCCGGTTCCGCCCGGGCCGCGAGGAGATCGTCGAGCCCGCGGCGGTGCAGCAGGACAAGGCGGGCTCCGGCTCTGGATCCTCCGGCTCTGGATCCTCCGGCTCTGGATCCTCCGGCTCCGGGGCCCTGCCGCCGGCCGAGGGCGCTGAGGACGCCGAGGGCGACCCCGCGGACTCGGGGTCCGCGAACAGAAGCTGA
- the trpB gene encoding tryptophan synthase subunit beta: MPSQYFVPDPEGQVPNAAGYFGDFGGKFIPEALVAAVDEVAVEYDKAKSDPAFAAELDDLLVHYTGRPSALTEVPRFAEHAGGARVFLKREDLNHTGSHKINNVLGQALLTRRMGKTRVIAETGAGQHGVATATACALFGLDCTIYMGEIDTERQALNVARMRMLGAEVVPVKSGSRTLKDAINEAFRDWVANVDHTHYLFGTVAGPHPFPAMVRDFHRVIGVEARRQILERAGRLPDAAVACVGGGSNAIGLFHAFIPDEGVRLVGCEPAGHGVETGEHAATLTAGEPGILHGSRSYVLQDDEGQITEPYSISAGLDYPGIGPEHSYLKDTGRGEYRAVTDDAAMRALRLLSRTEGIIPAIESAHALAGALELGRELGADGLILVNLSGRGDKDMDTAARYFGLYDADGGAGTDAVVEADAAGEVAEIEGDAK, encoded by the coding sequence ATGCCCAGTCAATACTTCGTTCCCGACCCCGAGGGCCAGGTGCCGAACGCCGCCGGCTACTTCGGCGACTTCGGCGGCAAGTTCATTCCCGAGGCGCTCGTCGCCGCGGTCGACGAGGTGGCCGTCGAGTACGACAAGGCCAAGTCCGACCCGGCCTTCGCCGCCGAACTCGACGACCTGCTCGTCCACTACACGGGCCGGCCCAGCGCCCTGACCGAGGTGCCCCGCTTCGCCGAGCACGCGGGCGGCGCGCGGGTCTTCCTCAAGCGCGAGGACCTCAACCACACCGGCTCGCACAAGATCAACAACGTGCTGGGGCAGGCGCTGCTGACCCGGCGCATGGGCAAGACCCGTGTCATCGCCGAGACCGGCGCGGGCCAGCACGGTGTGGCCACCGCCACCGCGTGCGCTCTCTTCGGCCTCGACTGCACGATCTACATGGGCGAGATCGACACCGAGCGCCAGGCGCTGAACGTCGCCCGCATGCGCATGCTCGGCGCCGAGGTCGTGCCGGTGAAGTCCGGCAGCCGCACCCTGAAGGACGCCATCAACGAGGCGTTCCGCGACTGGGTCGCCAACGTCGACCACACGCACTACCTGTTCGGCACGGTCGCGGGCCCGCACCCGTTCCCGGCGATGGTCCGCGACTTCCACCGGGTGATCGGCGTCGAGGCCCGGCGCCAGATCCTGGAGCGCGCCGGCCGCCTCCCGGACGCCGCCGTGGCCTGTGTCGGCGGCGGCTCCAACGCCATCGGCCTCTTCCACGCCTTCATCCCGGACGAGGGCGTGCGCCTGGTGGGCTGCGAGCCCGCGGGCCACGGAGTCGAGACCGGCGAGCACGCGGCCACCCTGACCGCGGGCGAGCCCGGCATCCTGCACGGCTCCCGCAGCTACGTCCTCCAGGACGACGAGGGCCAGATCACCGAGCCCTACTCGATCTCGGCCGGTCTGGACTACCCGGGCATCGGCCCTGAGCACTCGTACCTCAAGGACACCGGACGCGGCGAGTACCGGGCCGTGACCGACGACGCCGCCATGCGGGCGCTGCGGCTGCTCTCCCGCACGGAGGGCATCATCCCGGCCATCGAGTCCGCCCACGCGCTGGCCGGCGCCCTCGAACTCGGCAGGGAACTCGGCGCGGACGGACTGATCCTGGTCAACCTGTCCGGCCGGGGCGACAAGGACATGGACACCGCCGCCCGCTACTTCGGGCTGTACGACGCGGACGGCGGCGCCGGCACGGACGCCGTCGTCGAGGCGGACGCCGCCGGCGAGGTCGCGGAGATCGAGGGGGACGCCAAGTGA
- a CDS encoding CaiB/BaiF CoA transferase family protein has translation MHDPDADGFAARQSAPAGAPATDGPLAGLRVLDLATLFAGPLAATMLGDFGADVIKVEHPRKPDPSRGHGPGKDGVGLWWKLLGRNKRTITLDLSTHGGRETFLRLASTADVVIENFRPGTLERWRLGWEELSAASPRVVLARVTGFGQFGPYCHRPGFGTLAEAMSGFAAITGEPDGPPTLPPFGLADSIAALATSYAVMTALTARASTGRGQVVDMAIIEPILTVLGPQPIWYDQLGYVQPRTGNRSRNNAPRNTYRAADGSWLAVSTSAQSVAERVMRLVGRPELISEPWFSSGSGRAEHADVLDEAVGTWIARHTRDEVIAAFDKAEAAVAPVYDVRDVMDDPQYRALDSVTEVPDPELGPIRMQNILFRLSETPGGIRWAGRPHGADTDTVLGELGLTPGRIAALRSEGVL, from the coding sequence ATGCACGACCCCGACGCCGACGGTTTCGCCGCCCGCCAGTCCGCCCCGGCCGGGGCGCCCGCCACGGACGGGCCGCTCGCCGGGCTGCGCGTCCTCGATCTCGCCACCCTCTTCGCCGGGCCGCTCGCCGCGACGATGCTCGGCGACTTCGGCGCCGATGTGATCAAGGTCGAGCACCCTCGCAAACCCGACCCGTCACGGGGTCACGGCCCCGGCAAGGACGGCGTCGGGCTGTGGTGGAAACTGCTCGGCCGCAACAAGCGGACCATCACGCTCGACCTGTCCACTCACGGCGGGCGGGAGACCTTCCTGAGGCTCGCCTCCACCGCGGACGTCGTCATCGAGAACTTCCGCCCCGGCACGCTGGAACGGTGGCGGCTCGGCTGGGAGGAACTCAGCGCCGCCAGTCCCCGGGTGGTGCTGGCCAGGGTCACGGGCTTCGGCCAGTTCGGCCCGTACTGCCACCGGCCCGGTTTCGGCACCCTCGCCGAGGCCATGAGCGGGTTCGCCGCGATCACCGGCGAGCCGGACGGCCCGCCCACGCTGCCGCCCTTCGGTCTCGCCGACTCCATCGCGGCCCTCGCCACCTCCTACGCCGTCATGACCGCACTCACCGCGCGCGCCTCCACCGGCCGCGGCCAGGTCGTCGACATGGCCATCATCGAACCCATCCTCACCGTGCTCGGGCCGCAGCCCATCTGGTACGACCAGCTCGGCTACGTCCAGCCGCGCACCGGCAACCGCTCCCGCAACAACGCCCCGCGCAACACCTACCGGGCGGCCGACGGCTCCTGGCTCGCCGTCTCCACCTCCGCGCAGTCCGTGGCCGAGCGCGTGATGCGGCTCGTCGGCCGTCCGGAGCTGATCTCCGAGCCGTGGTTCTCCTCGGGCAGCGGGCGGGCCGAGCACGCCGACGTGCTCGACGAGGCCGTGGGCACCTGGATCGCCCGCCACACCCGGGACGAGGTCATCGCCGCCTTCGACAAGGCCGAGGCCGCGGTCGCCCCCGTCTACGACGTACGGGACGTCATGGACGACCCCCAGTACCGGGCGCTGGACAGCGTCACCGAGGTCCCCGATCCGGAACTCGGCCCGATCCGTATGCAGAACATCCTCTTCCGCCTCTCCGAGACCCCTGGTGGAATCCGCTGGGCCGGCCGGCCGCACGGCGCGGACACCGACACCGTCCTGGGCGAACTCGGGCTCACCCCCGGCCGGATCGCCGCCCTGCGCAGCGAAGGCGTGCTATGA
- the rbsK gene encoding ribokinase, with protein MTGIVVLGSTNMDLVVHVPRAPLRGETVTGREFRTVPGGKGANQAVAAARAGGDVAMIGAVGTDDYGAVLRETLEHSAVDTDLLRTAEGPSGTAHIVVDDEGGNAIVVIPGANATVDHLTPGDETLIGAADALLLQLELPLAGVIAGAEAAHRHGVRTVLTPAPARSLPPELLAVTDLLVPNEHEAALLTGIADPPAAAEALLREVPEVVITLGSAGSIHAARDTGIVTVPAPRVRAVDTTAAGDTFVGALTVALVEGRPTAEAMAWASTAAALSVQRPGASTSMPYRPEIDAGRLEGATDG; from the coding sequence ATGACCGGCATCGTCGTACTCGGCAGCACCAACATGGACCTCGTCGTCCACGTCCCGAGGGCTCCGCTGCGCGGGGAGACCGTGACGGGCCGGGAGTTCCGTACCGTTCCCGGTGGCAAGGGCGCCAACCAGGCCGTCGCCGCCGCCCGGGCCGGCGGCGACGTGGCGATGATCGGCGCCGTCGGCACGGACGACTACGGCGCCGTACTGCGGGAGACGCTCGAACACTCCGCGGTCGACACCGATCTGCTCCGCACCGCAGAAGGGCCGTCCGGAACCGCGCACATCGTGGTGGACGACGAGGGCGGCAACGCGATCGTCGTCATCCCGGGTGCCAACGCGACCGTGGACCACCTCACACCCGGCGACGAGACCCTCATCGGCGCCGCGGACGCGCTGCTGCTCCAGCTCGAACTGCCCCTCGCCGGAGTGATCGCCGGCGCCGAGGCCGCCCACCGGCACGGGGTACGGACCGTCCTCACCCCCGCCCCGGCCCGCTCCCTTCCGCCCGAGCTGCTCGCGGTCACCGACCTGCTGGTGCCCAACGAGCACGAGGCCGCACTGCTCACCGGAATCGCCGACCCCCCGGCGGCGGCGGAGGCGCTGCTCCGGGAGGTGCCGGAGGTGGTGATCACCCTCGGCTCGGCAGGCAGCATCCACGCCGCCCGTGACACCGGGATCGTCACGGTCCCGGCACCCCGGGTGCGTGCCGTCGACACGACGGCCGCGGGGGACACCTTCGTCGGCGCCCTCACCGTGGCCTTGGTCGAGGGCCGGCCGACGGCCGAGGCGATGGCCTGGGCGTCCACCGCGGCCGCGCTGTCCGTCCAGCGCCCCGGCGCCTCGACGTCCATGCCGTACCGCCCCGAGATCGACGCCGGCCGGCTGGAGGGCGCCACGGACGGCTGA
- a CDS encoding ADP-ribosylglycohydrolase family protein, with translation MTLSAHPVAALDDRITGSLVGAAVGDALGGPVEGYTPEQIVERHGGRVQGIVGPWHGDDWRTARPIAPYHKGDGHVTDDTLMTHALVRVYATVRDHLDAYAVADHLVPDLVSTPRWIPELEAEALPLQRVFLAEKWLAARLHYGHVDPREAGAGNIVNCGAAMYMAPVGLVNAADPAAAYAEALDVAGAHQSSYGREAAGVLAAAVAAACTPGAGPETVIETALSLAKDGTRSAIEAVAEVACRYGDFEPALRPLREAVAPFDTVGPDYRSPSLAARRPSRLHSVEELPIALGMLLIGDGDYRRTVLGSVNYGRDCDSIATMSGAIAGALYGEEPVPAEWVKTVSEASRLDLHAPARTLTEVAQEVFARDTRRRRAHEAAFARLTDAR, from the coding sequence ATGACACTCTCAGCGCACCCGGTCGCCGCGCTCGACGACCGCATCACGGGCTCTCTCGTCGGCGCGGCGGTGGGCGACGCGCTCGGCGGGCCGGTCGAGGGCTACACGCCGGAGCAGATCGTGGAGCGCCACGGCGGCCGCGTCCAGGGCATCGTGGGCCCCTGGCACGGCGACGACTGGCGCACCGCCCGCCCCATCGCGCCGTACCACAAGGGCGACGGGCACGTCACCGACGACACCCTGATGACGCATGCCCTGGTCCGCGTCTACGCCACCGTCCGGGACCACCTCGACGCGTACGCCGTCGCCGACCACCTGGTACCGGACCTCGTCTCCACCCCCCGCTGGATTCCCGAGCTGGAGGCCGAGGCCCTCCCCCTGCAGCGGGTGTTCCTCGCCGAGAAGTGGCTCGCGGCGCGGCTGCACTACGGCCATGTCGACCCGCGCGAGGCCGGGGCCGGAAACATCGTCAACTGCGGTGCGGCCATGTACATGGCCCCCGTCGGCCTGGTCAACGCCGCCGACCCGGCCGCCGCCTACGCGGAGGCCCTGGACGTGGCGGGCGCCCACCAGTCCTCCTACGGGCGCGAGGCCGCCGGCGTCCTCGCAGCCGCCGTCGCCGCGGCCTGCACACCCGGCGCCGGCCCGGAGACCGTCATCGAGACCGCTCTGTCCCTCGCCAAGGACGGCACCCGCTCCGCGATCGAGGCGGTGGCCGAAGTCGCCTGCCGGTACGGCGACTTCGAGCCCGCGCTCCGTCCCCTGCGCGAGGCGGTCGCCCCCTTCGACACGGTCGGGCCCGACTACCGCTCCCCCTCCCTCGCCGCCCGCCGCCCCTCCCGGCTGCACTCCGTCGAGGAACTCCCCATCGCGCTGGGCATGCTGCTCATCGGCGACGGCGACTACCGCAGGACCGTGCTGGGCTCGGTGAACTACGGCCGGGACTGCGACTCGATCGCCACGATGTCCGGCGCGATCGCGGGCGCGCTGTACGGCGAGGAGCCGGTCCCGGCCGAATGGGTCAAGACCGTCTCCGAGGCCAGCCGTCTGGATCTGCACGCCCCGGCCCGCACGCTCACGGAGGTCGCCCAGGAGGTCTTCGCCCGCGACACCCGGCGGCGCCGGGCGCACGAGGCCGCCTTCGCCCGGCTGACGGACGCCCGGTGA
- a CDS encoding DsbA family protein: MSENNQDGRRAARERLMRDRELQKAREKRRRLLIVSAAVVGVLGLAAVVGVIAAGGGGKDEGSAADGPVVAPSGAQGEDALALPAGADDAPSTLTVWEDFRCPACAQFENVMRDTIHDLTASGQLRVEYHLATIIDGGMGGDGSHRSANAAACAQDAGKFVEYHDVLYQNQPPETDDAFADNKRLIELAGKVPGLVTPAFTECVESGRHDGWVDKSGQAFQEKNFRGTPTVLLNGESVFPQKGNEQISPENLRKWVTEANKGKKPGSAQPSPAAS, from the coding sequence GTGAGCGAGAACAACCAAGACGGAAGGCGGGCCGCGCGCGAGCGGCTCATGCGCGATCGCGAGCTGCAGAAGGCCCGCGAGAAGCGACGGCGCCTGTTGATCGTGTCCGCCGCCGTGGTCGGCGTCCTGGGCCTGGCCGCGGTCGTCGGCGTGATCGCGGCGGGCGGCGGGGGCAAGGACGAGGGCTCGGCCGCGGACGGCCCGGTGGTCGCCCCGAGCGGCGCCCAGGGCGAGGACGCGCTCGCCCTCCCGGCGGGCGCCGACGACGCGCCGTCCACGCTCACGGTCTGGGAGGACTTCCGCTGCCCGGCCTGCGCCCAGTTCGAGAACGTGATGAGGGACACCATCCACGACCTGACCGCCTCGGGGCAGCTCAGGGTCGAGTACCACCTCGCGACGATCATCGACGGGGGCATGGGCGGCGACGGATCGCACCGCTCGGCGAACGCCGCCGCGTGCGCGCAGGACGCCGGGAAGTTCGTGGAATACCACGACGTGCTGTACCAGAACCAGCCGCCGGAGACCGATGACGCCTTCGCGGACAACAAGCGGCTGATCGAGCTGGCGGGCAAGGTGCCGGGGCTCGTCACCCCCGCGTTCACGGAGTGTGTGGAGTCCGGCAGGCACGACGGCTGGGTGGACAAGTCCGGTCAGGCGTTCCAGGAGAAGAACTTCCGGGGCACCCCGACGGTGCTGCTCAACGGCGAGTCCGTGTTCCCGCAGAAGGGCAACGAGCAGATCAGCCCCGAGAACCTGCGCAAGTGGGTCACCGAGGCCAACAAGGGCAAGAAGCCGGGCTCCGCGCAGCCGAGCCCCGCGGCCTCCTGA
- the trpA gene encoding tryptophan synthase subunit alpha, giving the protein MTGNIRLLSDTLARAKSEDRAALIAYLPAGFPTVDGGIEAIKAVFDGGADVVEVGLPHSDPVLDGPVIQTADDIALRGGVRIADVMRTVREAHTATGKPVLVMTYWNPIDRYGVERFTAELAEAGGAGCILPDLPVQESELWREHADKHGLATVFVVAPSSRDERLAEITAAGSGFVYAASLMGVTGTRESVGAQAQDLVGRTRAGTEMPVCVGLGVSNAEQAAEVAGFADGVIVGSAFVKRLLDAEDHEAGFSAVRALAAELAEGVRKR; this is encoded by the coding sequence GTGACCGGGAACATCCGACTGCTGAGCGACACGCTCGCGCGGGCGAAGTCCGAGGACCGGGCCGCCCTCATCGCCTATCTTCCGGCCGGTTTCCCCACGGTGGACGGCGGCATCGAGGCGATCAAGGCCGTTTTCGACGGCGGCGCCGACGTCGTGGAGGTGGGCCTGCCGCACAGCGACCCGGTGCTCGACGGACCGGTCATCCAGACCGCCGACGACATCGCCCTGCGCGGCGGCGTCCGGATCGCCGACGTGATGCGCACGGTCCGCGAGGCCCACACGGCCACCGGCAAGCCGGTGCTCGTGATGACGTACTGGAACCCGATCGACCGGTACGGCGTCGAGCGCTTCACCGCCGAGCTCGCCGAGGCGGGCGGCGCGGGCTGCATCCTGCCGGACCTGCCCGTCCAGGAATCCGAGCTGTGGCGCGAGCACGCCGACAAGCACGGGCTCGCCACGGTGTTCGTCGTCGCGCCCAGCAGCAGGGACGAACGGCTCGCCGAGATCACGGCCGCGGGCTCGGGCTTCGTCTACGCCGCCTCGCTGATGGGGGTCACCGGCACCCGGGAGTCCGTCGGCGCCCAGGCCCAGGACCTGGTGGGACGCACCCGCGCCGGCACCGAGATGCCCGTGTGCGTCGGGCTGGGCGTCTCCAACGCCGAGCAGGCCGCCGAGGTCGCGGGCTTCGCCGACGGGGTGATCGTCGGTTCGGCCTTCGTCAAGCGGCTGCTCGACGCCGAGGACCACGAGGCCGGGTTCTCCGCGGTGCGGGCGCTTGCGGCCGAGCTGGCAGAGGGCGTCCGCAAGCGCTGA
- a CDS encoding ADP-ribosylglycohydrolase family protein — protein MNLRLTWVQPEDLVGHELRQAAEDGRDASAAALRWRTAGGTPAPPAAGASPRPADPGLRTLATRLLDELEALPAPFADREPTSLPAIRAACPDWPASRSPVGARVGTDDLPAHTSSVRPDQPPRHGTDDLPEGPPGGGPREPLEQRLHAAWLGRAAGCLLGKPVEKLPLHAIRALARAAGNWPLSTWFTAEGVPPGLLAAHPWNRRSAPTSLAENIDGVPEDDDLDYPLLNLLLLQQYGQDFGTADVARLWLDELPAGRTFTAERVAYRNLLHGVEPPETATRHNPFREWIGAAIRADVHGWTHPGDPAAAAEQAHRDAVLTHTANGVYGAMFVAAALAVAAGGGADVHACLREGLRVVPPRSRLARAVRHAIATAAAHGDFDTVVDRLHAAHGTYHWVHVVPNAALLAAALTHADGDFTGSVCRAVSGGWDTDSNGATAGSLAGLLAGRPDRLPERWTAPLKNRLATTVGGFDGIGFDSLARLTCDRITLREDPRP, from the coding sequence GTGAACCTCCGGCTCACCTGGGTCCAGCCCGAGGACCTGGTAGGCCACGAACTCCGACAGGCCGCAGAGGACGGCCGCGACGCCTCTGCGGCCGCACTCCGCTGGCGTACCGCGGGCGGCACCCCCGCGCCCCCGGCCGCGGGTGCCTCGCCCCGGCCCGCCGACCCCGGGCTGCGGACGCTGGCGACCCGGCTGCTGGACGAACTGGAAGCGCTCCCCGCTCCGTTCGCCGACCGCGAGCCGACGAGCCTGCCGGCCATCCGGGCCGCGTGTCCCGACTGGCCCGCGTCCCGTTCGCCGGTGGGGGCGCGGGTCGGGACGGACGACCTGCCCGCGCACACGTCCTCCGTCAGGCCGGACCAGCCGCCACGGCACGGGACGGACGACCTGCCGGAAGGCCCGCCGGGCGGCGGTCCGCGCGAGCCGCTGGAGCAGCGGCTGCACGCCGCCTGGCTCGGCCGGGCGGCCGGCTGTCTGCTCGGCAAGCCCGTGGAGAAGCTCCCCCTGCACGCCATCCGCGCACTCGCCCGCGCCGCCGGCAACTGGCCGCTGTCGACCTGGTTCACCGCCGAGGGCGTGCCCCCCGGACTGCTGGCCGCCCACCCCTGGAACCGCCGCTCCGCCCCCACCTCGCTCGCCGAGAACATCGACGGCGTGCCCGAGGACGACGACCTCGACTACCCGCTGCTGAACCTGCTCCTCCTCCAGCAGTACGGACAGGACTTCGGCACCGCCGACGTGGCCCGGCTCTGGCTGGACGAACTCCCCGCAGGCCGTACCTTCACCGCCGAGCGGGTCGCGTACCGCAATCTCCTGCACGGCGTGGAACCGCCGGAGACCGCGACCCGGCACAACCCCTTCCGGGAGTGGATCGGCGCGGCGATCCGCGCCGACGTCCACGGCTGGACCCACCCGGGCGACCCGGCCGCCGCGGCCGAACAGGCCCACCGCGACGCGGTGCTCACCCACACCGCGAACGGCGTGTACGGGGCCATGTTCGTCGCGGCCGCACTCGCCGTCGCGGCCGGCGGCGGCGCCGACGTGCACGCGTGCCTGCGCGAGGGGCTCCGTGTCGTCCCGCCCCGTTCGCGACTCGCGCGGGCCGTGCGGCACGCGATCGCCACCGCCGCCGCGCACGGGGACTTCGACACGGTCGTGGACCGGCTGCACGCCGCGCACGGCACCTACCACTGGGTGCACGTCGTCCCCAACGCCGCTCTGCTCGCCGCCGCGCTCACCCATGCCGACGGCGACTTCACCGGTTCCGTCTGCCGTGCCGTGTCGGGCGGCTGGGACACGGACTCCAACGGCGCCACGGCCGGTTCGCTGGCCGGGCTGCTCGCCGGACGCCCCGACCGGCTGCCCGAGCGCTGGACCGCCCCGCTCAAGAACCGTCTCGCCACCACCGTCGGAGGGTTCGACGGCATCGGCTTCGACTCGCTCGCCCGCCTCACGTGCGACCGCATCACTCTCCGGGAGGACCCGCGCCCATGA